In Jeotgalibaca arthritidis, a single genomic region encodes these proteins:
- a CDS encoding ABC transporter ATP-binding protein, whose protein sequence is MSTGKPLLEINHLHTGFRIKDDYYDAVDDVSLTLEKNEILAIVGESGSGKSTLATTIVGLHNKANTKITGEVLYQDLNLIELNETLYNRIRGNDIGMIFQDPLSALNPLMTISDQIEEALIYHTKMTAEERKARVLELLEQVGIPNPVRVSKQYPHELSGGMRQRVVIAIALSCKPPIIIADEPTTALDVTIQAQILDLLNDLQDETEAGIILITHDLGVVAETADRVAVMYAGEVVEMATADELFTNPKHPYTRSLLNSIPQSDEINGESEELHVIEGTVPSLKNLPRTGCRFASRIPWIPAEAHEGHPTLHEVSPNHFVRCTCHEHFHFEGEAE, encoded by the coding sequence ATGTCAACAGGGAAACCACTACTAGAGATTAATCATCTCCATACCGGTTTTAGAATTAAGGATGACTACTATGACGCAGTAGACGACGTGTCATTGACACTGGAAAAAAATGAAATTTTAGCAATTGTAGGTGAATCAGGTTCTGGAAAGAGTACACTGGCAACGACAATTGTAGGTCTTCACAATAAAGCAAATACCAAGATTACAGGTGAAGTTTTATATCAAGATCTAAACTTAATTGAATTAAATGAGACATTATACAACCGTATTCGTGGTAACGACATCGGTATGATCTTCCAAGATCCATTGTCTGCTTTAAATCCGTTAATGACAATTTCAGATCAAATTGAAGAAGCACTTATTTATCATACTAAAATGACAGCTGAAGAAAGAAAAGCTCGCGTTTTAGAACTATTAGAGCAAGTTGGTATTCCAAATCCAGTCCGTGTTTCTAAACAATATCCCCATGAACTATCAGGTGGTATGAGACAACGGGTTGTTATTGCCATTGCCTTATCTTGTAAGCCGCCAATCATTATTGCAGATGAGCCTACAACAGCTTTAGACGTAACAATTCAAGCTCAAATTCTTGATCTTCTCAATGATTTACAAGATGAGACTGAAGCAGGCATTATTTTAATTACGCACGACTTGGGCGTAGTTGCTGAAACAGCTGACCGTGTTGCGGTTATGTATGCTGGCGAAGTGGTTGAAATGGCAACAGCAGATGAGTTGTTTACTAATCCTAAACATCCTTATACTCGTTCATTATTAAACTCTATACCACAATCAGATGAAATAAACGGTGAATCAGAAGAATTACATGTTATTGAAGGAACTGTTCCTTCATTAAAAAATCTTCCTAGAACTGGTTGTCGTTTTGCTTCACGTATCCCGTGGATTCCAGCTGAAGCTCATGAAGGCCATCCGACTCTTCACGAAGTTTCTCCAAATCACTTTGTGAGATGTACGTGTCATGAACATTTCCACTTTGAAGGGGAGGCTGAATAA
- a CDS encoding ATP-binding cassette domain-containing protein: MQIKDLKVHYPIRSGFWNTVTDHVYAVDGINLEIEEGKTYGLVGESGSGKSTIGKSIIGLEKITSGQVIYEGQDVTNKARKRTSDYNRNVQMIFQDSMSSLNPRKRVIDIISEPLDNFERLSPDETKKRVMELLDIVNMPEDSLFKYAHEFSGGQRQRIGVARAVATNPKLIIADEPVSALDLSVQAQVLNFMKRIQEEYNVSYLFISHDLGVVKHMCDDLAIMYRGRFVEYGNKKDIYTNPQHIYTKRLLSAIPTIDPINRKKHKAERIAVEKEYEMNQEKFYDPNGRVYDLSPLTETHQVAINVNSVKESD; the protein is encoded by the coding sequence ATGCAAATTAAAGATCTAAAAGTACACTACCCAATTCGAAGTGGCTTTTGGAATACTGTAACAGACCATGTATATGCTGTTGATGGCATTAACCTAGAAATCGAAGAAGGTAAAACATACGGGTTAGTAGGTGAGTCAGGATCTGGTAAATCAACAATTGGTAAATCAATTATTGGTTTAGAAAAGATTACATCAGGTCAAGTTATCTATGAAGGCCAGGACGTAACAAACAAAGCACGTAAGAGAACGTCAGATTACAATCGTAACGTTCAAATGATTTTCCAAGATTCAATGTCTAGTTTAAATCCGAGAAAACGTGTGATTGATATTATTTCAGAACCACTAGATAACTTTGAACGCTTATCACCAGATGAAACGAAAAAACGCGTCATGGAGTTATTGGACATTGTTAATATGCCCGAAGACTCACTCTTTAAATACGCTCATGAATTTTCAGGTGGTCAAAGACAACGTATTGGTGTAGCACGTGCCGTCGCAACTAATCCTAAGTTGATTATTGCCGATGAACCAGTATCAGCCTTAGACTTATCTGTTCAAGCACAAGTATTGAACTTTATGAAACGTATTCAAGAAGAATACAATGTTTCTTATCTCTTTATTTCTCATGACTTAGGTGTTGTAAAACACATGTGTGATGACTTAGCAATTATGTATCGTGGTCGCTTTGTAGAATATGGTAACAAAAAAGATATTTATACAAACCCACAACACATTTATACAAAACGCTTATTATCAGCTATTCCAACGATTGATCCAATCAATCGCAAGAAACACAAGGCAGAGAGAATTGCAGTTGAGAAGGAATATGAAATGAATCAAGAGAAATTCTATGATCCAAATGGTCGTGTTTACGATCTATCACCTCTAACTGAAACACATCAAGTAGCAATTAATGTTAATTCAGTAAAGGAGAGTGACTAA
- the opp4B gene encoding oligopeptide ABC transporter permease, whose translation MWKTILRRVILMIPQIIILSLFVFLMAQAMPGDPFTGLITPDMDPATIERLREAAGLNNPWYIRYWDWIVNALQGDFGKSFTYKIPVSEVIGQRVGNTIWLSIVSLIFTYIIAIPLGMFAGRYNGSWGDKAISFYNYFSFAIPTFVFALLLIWIFGFNLGWFPTRGTVQTGLQSGTFEYVWSRFYHLILPALSYALLATTSTIQYLRTGVIDAKQEDYVKTARSKGVPENKVYNKHIFRNSILPIASFIGYDITGLIGGSIFIERIFSFPGMGRLFIDSLMARDYSVITALILLFGLTALFGTLLSDIIMSIVDPRIRIE comes from the coding sequence ATGTGGAAAACGATTTTAAGACGCGTAATTTTAATGATTCCGCAAATTATTATTCTTAGTCTATTTGTCTTCTTAATGGCTCAGGCTATGCCGGGTGACCCATTTACAGGTTTAATTACGCCGGATATGGATCCTGCAACAATTGAACGCTTGCGCGAGGCAGCAGGTTTGAATAATCCATGGTATATCCGTTATTGGGATTGGATTGTAAATGCCCTACAAGGTGATTTTGGTAAATCATTTACTTATAAAATCCCTGTTTCTGAGGTTATTGGACAGCGTGTAGGTAACACGATTTGGTTGTCAATTGTATCTTTAATTTTCACTTATATTATTGCTATTCCACTAGGAATGTTCGCAGGTCGTTACAATGGATCATGGGGAGACAAAGCGATCAGTTTCTATAACTACTTTAGTTTTGCAATCCCAACATTCGTATTTGCACTTCTATTGATTTGGATCTTTGGATTTAACTTAGGTTGGTTCCCAACTCGAGGAACAGTTCAAACTGGTTTACAATCTGGCACCTTTGAATACGTGTGGAGTCGTTTTTATCATTTGATTTTACCGGCTTTATCTTATGCCTTGCTAGCTACGACAAGTACGATTCAGTACTTACGTACAGGGGTTATTGATGCTAAGCAAGAAGATTATGTGAAAACAGCTCGTTCAAAAGGGGTACCTGAGAACAAAGTTTATAACAAACATATTTTCCGTAACTCAATCTTACCAATCGCTTCCTTTATTGGATATGACATTACCGGTCTTATCGGAGGATCAATCTTTATCGAACGTATCTTCTCATTCCCTGGGATGGGTCGCTTGTTCATCGATTCTCTAATGGCTCGTGACTACAGTGTCATCACTGCATTAATTCTACTGTTTGGTTTAACAGCTCTATTTGGTACATTGTTATCAGATATTATCATGAGTATTGTTGACCCACGTATTCGAATTGAATAG
- a CDS encoding ABC transporter permease, which translates to MHTEEDKKTGKMEEVSTQIEHVDHTDSNLTTLPDTSDDQGAVVGFQVIAREFKKDKLAMFSLGLLITLLVVIFIGSYFFFDQSEVMKVHILSRYKAPGVEYVLGADEGGRDVLGQLFIGARNSIIIGFSVTIITGIIGIGLGIISGYYGGIVDNIIMRIVDFIMVLPINMIIIVFVSVVADYNIFTFVAIMSAFSWVGKARIFRSRTLSEANRDYVNASKTLGTSDIKIMFREVMPNLSSLIIVNSTLNFAGNIGIETGLSFLGFGLPSSVPSLGTLIGYATSPDVIENKTWVWLPASLLILVLMLSINYVGQALQRAADSKQRLG; encoded by the coding sequence ATGCATACGGAAGAAGATAAAAAAACAGGTAAAATGGAAGAAGTATCAACGCAAATTGAACACGTTGACCATACTGATTCTAACTTAACAACTTTACCAGATACATCAGATGATCAAGGCGCAGTAGTTGGTTTCCAAGTTATTGCCCGTGAATTTAAAAAAGATAAATTAGCCATGTTTTCTCTAGGCTTACTAATTACACTACTCGTTGTTATTTTCATTGGATCATATTTCTTTTTTGATCAAAGTGAGGTAATGAAAGTTCATATTCTTAGCCGCTATAAAGCACCTGGCGTGGAATATGTTCTAGGAGCAGATGAGGGTGGTCGTGATGTTCTCGGCCAACTATTTATCGGAGCTCGTAACTCGATTATTATCGGATTCAGCGTAACTATTATCACTGGTATTATCGGAATTGGTTTAGGAATCATTTCTGGTTACTATGGTGGTATTGTTGATAATATTATCATGCGTATCGTTGACTTCATTATGGTTTTACCTATTAATATGATTATTATTGTTTTTGTATCAGTTGTTGCCGACTATAATATCTTCACCTTTGTTGCTATCATGAGTGCGTTTAGTTGGGTAGGGAAGGCACGTATTTTTAGAAGTCGTACCTTATCTGAAGCTAACCGTGATTATGTCAATGCATCGAAGACATTAGGTACAAGTGATATCAAAATAATGTTCCGCGAAGTGATGCCAAACTTAAGTTCATTGATTATTGTTAACTCAACATTGAACTTTGCAGGGAATATCGGTATTGAAACAGGATTAAGCTTCCTTGGTTTCGGTTTACCGTCAAGTGTCCCAAGTTTAGGAACACTGATTGGGTATGCGACATCCCCAGATGTCATTGAAAATAAAACATGGGTTTGGTTACCAGCGTCACTATTAATATTAGTATTGATGCTGAGTATAAACTATGTCGGCCAAGCGTTGCAGCGTGCGGCAGACTCTAAACAAAGACTAGGTTAA
- a CDS encoding oligopeptide ABC transporter substrate-binding protein, with protein sequence MMKKKLGLLSLSAFVLTLAACQSNGSDNVDSSDNGANDSSAGESGEASGVVEFDTVMSNDEAAIEGGVLNYALVSSSPFQGIFSPEFYEDAYDSELMGFSHESLFSVDESFMLSQDGMATFEFDQEAGTIAITLRDDLKWSDGEPLTTEDVLFSYEVIGSPEYEGVRYGADFANIVGMEEYHSGEADKISGITIIDDKNITIQYIEVNPSILQSGGGIWGYPMPKHQLGEVAIKDMAASPEVRNNPVSAGPFRVKSITAGESVEFEANEYYWKGAPKLDGVIAEVVAPETIVSEMQNGNYDVASMPTDQYDTYKDSENITLLGRQELAYTYLGFKLGHWEPAVTDEDGKVIEPAKNVTDPDAKMGDVELRKAMAYAIDNNAIATEFYQGLRENAKAMIPPVFGEFVNEDIEGFYYDPELAASILDDAGYEDTDGDGFRETPEGEELVINFASMAGGATAEPIAQYYIQEWQNIGLNVQLSTGRLIEFQAFYDMLEADDEQIDVYQAAWGTGSDPNPTGLYGETASFNFTRYVSDEHTAILDKINSEASFDPEYKFEAFREWQQFMFDNVPVIPTLWRSEVFAVNNRVKNYDITYGTTDGWEVVELTSETAY encoded by the coding sequence ATGATGAAGAAAAAATTAGGTTTACTTTCTTTGAGTGCATTTGTATTAACTTTGGCAGCATGCCAAAGCAATGGTTCTGATAACGTTGATAGTAGCGATAATGGAGCGAACGATTCATCTGCTGGAGAAAGCGGAGAAGCGTCAGGTGTTGTAGAATTTGACACTGTGATGTCAAATGATGAAGCAGCAATTGAAGGTGGCGTATTGAACTATGCGCTTGTTTCAAGTTCACCATTCCAAGGGATTTTCTCACCAGAATTTTATGAAGATGCATATGATTCTGAATTAATGGGATTCTCTCATGAATCACTATTCTCAGTTGATGAGAGCTTCATGCTATCTCAAGACGGTATGGCAACATTTGAGTTTGATCAAGAGGCTGGAACAATCGCAATTACATTGCGTGATGACCTAAAATGGTCTGACGGCGAACCACTAACAACAGAAGACGTCTTATTCTCTTATGAAGTGATTGGTAGCCCAGAATATGAAGGCGTACGTTATGGTGCGGACTTTGCTAACATCGTTGGTATGGAAGAGTACCACAGCGGTGAAGCAGATAAAATTTCTGGTATTACAATTATTGATGATAAAAACATTACTATCCAATACATTGAAGTTAACCCATCTATTTTACAATCAGGTGGTGGTATCTGGGGTTACCCAATGCCTAAACATCAACTTGGCGAAGTTGCAATCAAAGATATGGCTGCATCACCAGAAGTTCGTAACAACCCAGTTTCTGCAGGTCCATTCCGCGTGAAATCAATCACAGCTGGTGAGTCTGTAGAATTCGAAGCAAACGAATACTACTGGAAAGGCGCTCCTAAATTGGATGGCGTAATTGCAGAAGTTGTTGCTCCTGAAACAATCGTATCAGAAATGCAAAATGGTAACTACGACGTTGCCTCAATGCCTACTGACCAATACGATACCTATAAAGATTCTGAAAATATAACACTATTAGGACGTCAAGAACTAGCATACACTTACCTAGGATTTAAATTAGGACACTGGGAACCAGCTGTAACAGATGAAGATGGTAAGGTAATTGAACCGGCTAAAAACGTTACTGACCCAGATGCAAAAATGGGAGATGTTGAACTACGTAAAGCAATGGCTTACGCAATCGACAACAACGCTATCGCAACTGAGTTCTACCAAGGACTACGTGAAAATGCGAAAGCAATGATTCCACCAGTATTCGGTGAATTCGTAAACGAAGATATCGAAGGTTTCTACTATGATCCAGAATTAGCTGCATCTATCTTAGATGACGCTGGTTACGAAGATACTGATGGTGACGGCTTCCGTGAAACGCCAGAAGGTGAAGAGTTAGTAATTAACTTTGCATCTATGGCTGGTGGTGCAACTGCTGAACCAATCGCACAATACTACATCCAAGAATGGCAAAATATTGGATTGAATGTCCAACTTTCAACAGGACGTTTGATCGAATTCCAAGCATTCTACGATATGTTAGAAGCTGACGATGAGCAAATCGATGTTTACCAAGCTGCATGGGGAACTGGTAGTGATCCAAACCCAACAGGTCTATATGGCGAAACAGCATCATTTAACTTCACACGTTATGTGAGCGATGAGCATACTGCTATCCTAGACAAGATTAACTCTGAAGCTTCATTCGATCCAGAGTACAAGTTTGAAGCATTCCGCGAATGGCAACAATTCATGTTTGATAACGTACCCGTTATTCCAACATTGTGGCGTTCAGAAGTATTCGCAGTTAACAACCGCGTTAAGAACTACGATATTACATACGGAACAACTGATGGTTGGGAAGTTGTAGAATTAACAAGCGAAACTGCATACTAA
- the rnc gene encoding ribonuclease III — protein sequence MMEDLKNMIQTQFNVSFRNDSLLEEAFTHSSYVNEHRQLQLKHNERVEYLGDAVLEVVVSEFLFHHYPEWNEGKLTRLRAQIVCEPSLAAFAKECSFDQFIRLGKGEERMNGRKRPALLCDLFEAFIGALFLDQGMPAAKDFIYRVVLSKIKEDAFSHAMDYKTLLQEELQKDGDIQIKYQTVLEEGPSHAKHFEVAVFVNGDVLGRGSGTSKKSAEQNAAQMALNKSLKK from the coding sequence ATAATGGAAGACTTAAAAAATATGATTCAAACGCAATTTAATGTCAGCTTCCGTAATGACTCATTACTAGAGGAGGCATTTACTCATTCATCCTATGTGAATGAGCATCGTCAATTACAATTGAAGCATAACGAAAGAGTCGAATACTTAGGAGATGCAGTCTTAGAAGTTGTTGTATCGGAGTTTTTATTCCACCATTATCCAGAATGGAATGAAGGGAAATTAACTCGCCTACGCGCTCAAATTGTCTGCGAACCAAGTCTAGCTGCCTTTGCTAAGGAATGTAGCTTTGATCAGTTTATTCGTCTTGGAAAAGGCGAAGAGCGGATGAATGGTCGAAAGAGACCAGCGCTGCTTTGTGATTTATTCGAAGCATTTATTGGCGCTTTATTTCTTGATCAAGGCATGCCAGCAGCTAAAGACTTTATTTACCGTGTTGTGCTTTCGAAAATTAAAGAGGATGCTTTTTCCCATGCGATGGATTATAAAACACTTTTGCAGGAAGAATTACAAAAAGATGGCGATATTCAAATTAAATATCAAACGGTGCTAGAAGAAGGGCCGTCACATGCTAAACATTTTGAAGTCGCTGTTTTTGTGAATGGTGATGTACTTGGACGCGGTAGTGGTACAAGTAAAAAGAGTGCGGAGCAAAATGCGGCTCAAATGGCATTAAACAAGTCCCTAAAAAAATAA
- the smc gene encoding chromosome segregation protein SMC, translated as MQLVRIEMTGFKSFADKTIIEFDKGVTAIVGPNGSGKSNLSEAVRWVLGEQSARNLRGKKMNDIVFSGSQSRKPINIAEVTLVLNNEDRTLPIDFTEVSLTRRINRNGDSDCFINKKPCRLKDITDLLMDSGIGKDSFSMISQGKVEQIFQNKPEERRSIFEDAAGIAKYKNRKVNAERKLSDTQEHLNRVEDILHEITNQLEPLEKQRNTALLYKEKRAALSEIEIALIAVEIETLNEQWQLGKKEIEHYQEQLTNLESRQKQLKASLADSHQHAKVEDEALDKLQDEYVAIVRKIEQLEGQKNILDQKAGFSAKNKEDQERLLAEKKQLIEKQTVKLAKLREEIALKQTDRKELEAKVEELLEKVSQLSADKNEHIQQLRDTYIDTLQDQSSNKNTILQLEKDVQQAEDKYQNLQAKIAENSQGESQKADLVRNLDAQYQELENQLTNYQDEEKIQAKALADHEAVIKTYNEELLTLSRNLQQAEARKESQQELEDSYASYYQGVKEILKRRDKINGVRGPVGELFHVPDTYTLAIDTALGTAIQHIVVDDTEAASTCINILKRNRLGRATFLPLTVIKSRQMPSYLIHELQSIAGFIGIASDLITFDTSYQAIAENLLGTTIIAENLQAGVAISKRIENRYRIVSLEGDVIHAGGSMTGGASKKQQSASVFSRKNSIQKLTDYIDEHTLIYKTIEEKYRNIQEEVTKGRNRYAFLQQEKSKLGYELDNLASSKKREEDSLKQLQEELLTYRYEAKLVQTQLEQMTTDLDTARQQSDKLTTEIGRLKQTMADSTLNEEERQKLLQSLQQTLQQDQQSLAVVKEQEKQLRRDIANTKELVDNEVATVTAIEASLEESSKVEHTEFQSIDDIVEQLTLSKKDKQHYTLLLKEKRDSKKQRDQEVEEKNNQLQETNEAIKSALEQLAKLESSSGRFEVAIDHHLNRLSEEYELTYEAARQDYPLQLSIEESSQKVKQLKNEINHLGPINLTSIEEYDRIFERYEFLSKQQEDLLEAKATLLQAMEEIDEEVSQRFETTFMAIKNQFEQTFPRLFGGGKATIELTDPSNLLETGIEIVAQPPGKKRQHLSLLSGGEKAFTAIALLFSIIEVSPVPFCILDEVEAALDEANVVRFGKYLTSFESNTQFIVITHRKGTMEEADVLYGVTMQDSGVSRLASVKFNDEDDE; from the coding sequence TTGCAGCTCGTAAGAATTGAGATGACAGGGTTTAAATCCTTTGCTGATAAAACAATCATTGAATTCGACAAAGGCGTAACGGCTATTGTTGGACCAAATGGGAGTGGGAAAAGCAATTTATCTGAAGCTGTCAGATGGGTATTGGGAGAGCAATCAGCCCGTAACCTGCGCGGTAAAAAAATGAATGATATTGTTTTTTCGGGCTCTCAATCGAGAAAACCCATCAATATCGCTGAAGTAACCTTAGTCCTAAACAATGAAGACCGGACATTACCGATTGATTTTACAGAAGTCAGCTTAACGCGACGCATCAATCGCAATGGCGACAGCGATTGTTTTATTAATAAGAAGCCATGCCGTTTAAAAGATATTACGGATCTCTTGATGGATTCAGGGATTGGGAAGGATTCCTTCTCCATGATTTCTCAAGGAAAGGTTGAACAAATCTTTCAAAATAAACCAGAAGAGCGCCGGTCAATATTTGAAGATGCTGCTGGAATTGCTAAATATAAAAATCGTAAGGTCAATGCTGAAAGAAAGCTCTCTGATACTCAGGAACATTTGAACCGCGTAGAAGATATTTTACATGAAATTACTAATCAATTAGAACCACTTGAAAAACAACGTAATACCGCTCTTTTATACAAAGAAAAGAGAGCAGCTCTGAGTGAAATAGAGATTGCCCTTATCGCAGTAGAGATTGAAACGCTAAATGAGCAGTGGCAACTTGGTAAAAAAGAAATTGAACATTATCAAGAGCAACTAACTAATTTAGAGAGCCGACAAAAACAATTGAAGGCATCATTAGCTGATAGCCATCAGCATGCTAAGGTTGAAGATGAGGCCTTAGATAAACTACAAGATGAGTATGTGGCTATTGTTAGAAAAATAGAGCAGTTAGAAGGGCAGAAAAATATTCTTGATCAAAAGGCAGGCTTTTCTGCTAAAAACAAAGAAGACCAAGAACGCCTATTAGCTGAGAAAAAACAGTTGATTGAAAAACAAACGGTCAAATTAGCTAAACTGAGAGAAGAAATTGCCCTCAAACAAACAGATCGAAAAGAGCTTGAAGCCAAAGTTGAAGAATTACTCGAAAAGGTCTCGCAATTGTCTGCAGATAAAAATGAGCATATTCAGCAGCTAAGAGATACTTATATCGACACACTTCAAGATCAATCATCAAATAAAAATACGATTCTTCAACTTGAAAAAGATGTCCAACAAGCTGAGGATAAATACCAAAACTTACAAGCTAAAATTGCTGAGAACAGCCAAGGCGAGTCTCAGAAAGCAGATTTAGTTAGGAATTTAGATGCCCAGTATCAAGAGTTGGAAAATCAACTGACTAACTACCAAGACGAAGAGAAAATACAAGCGAAAGCATTAGCTGATCATGAAGCGGTAATAAAGACCTATAATGAAGAGCTATTAACGCTGTCCAGAAACCTTCAGCAAGCTGAAGCTCGAAAAGAAAGTCAGCAAGAATTGGAAGATAGCTATGCTAGCTACTACCAAGGTGTTAAGGAAATACTAAAAAGAAGAGATAAGATAAACGGTGTTCGTGGTCCAGTCGGCGAGTTATTCCATGTTCCCGACACCTATACCTTGGCTATTGATACAGCTTTAGGAACAGCTATTCAACACATTGTCGTTGATGACACTGAAGCAGCTTCAACCTGTATCAATATTTTAAAACGCAATCGCTTAGGACGGGCGACCTTCTTACCTTTAACCGTTATTAAGTCACGCCAAATGCCGTCTTACCTTATTCATGAATTACAGTCGATAGCAGGATTTATTGGTATAGCGTCAGATTTAATTACTTTTGACACGAGTTATCAAGCTATTGCTGAAAATTTACTTGGCACAACGATTATTGCTGAGAATCTCCAGGCGGGTGTAGCGATTTCCAAACGTATTGAAAACCGCTATCGAATCGTTTCACTCGAGGGAGATGTGATTCATGCAGGTGGATCGATGACAGGTGGAGCGAGTAAGAAACAACAAAGTGCATCTGTCTTTAGTCGTAAGAATAGCATTCAGAAACTAACCGACTATATTGATGAGCACACGCTGATTTATAAAACGATTGAAGAAAAGTACCGCAACATTCAAGAAGAGGTCACTAAGGGTAGAAATCGTTATGCTTTCTTACAGCAAGAAAAAAGTAAGCTGGGCTATGAATTAGACAACCTAGCAAGCAGTAAAAAGCGAGAAGAAGATAGCCTAAAACAGCTACAAGAAGAGCTATTAACTTATCGCTACGAAGCGAAGTTGGTTCAGACTCAGTTGGAACAAATGACAACTGACTTAGATACTGCTCGTCAACAAAGCGACAAGCTAACGACTGAGATTGGGCGCTTGAAACAAACAATGGCAGATTCTACTTTGAATGAAGAAGAACGCCAAAAGCTTCTTCAAAGCTTGCAACAAACGCTTCAACAAGACCAACAAAGTCTAGCTGTCGTTAAAGAGCAAGAAAAACAACTACGACGTGATATTGCAAACACCAAAGAATTAGTTGATAACGAAGTCGCTACCGTGACAGCAATTGAAGCTAGCTTGGAAGAGAGCTCTAAAGTAGAGCATACAGAATTCCAATCTATTGATGACATTGTTGAGCAGTTGACCTTAAGTAAAAAGGATAAACAACACTATACGCTTCTCTTGAAAGAAAAACGTGACAGTAAAAAGCAACGTGATCAAGAGGTTGAGGAAAAAAATAATCAGTTACAAGAAACAAACGAGGCTATTAAATCAGCCTTGGAGCAACTAGCTAAATTAGAAAGTTCTTCTGGACGATTTGAGGTGGCCATTGACCATCATTTGAACCGTTTGAGTGAAGAATATGAGTTAACTTATGAAGCTGCACGTCAAGATTACCCATTGCAACTTTCAATTGAAGAATCCTCTCAAAAAGTGAAACAACTTAAGAATGAGATTAATCATTTAGGACCAATTAACCTGACTTCAATTGAAGAGTATGATCGTATTTTTGAACGTTATGAATTCTTAAGCAAACAGCAAGAAGATCTTTTAGAAGCGAAAGCCACGCTCTTACAGGCCATGGAAGAGATTGACGAAGAAGTCTCACAACGCTTTGAAACAACTTTTATGGCAATAAAAAATCAATTTGAACAAACCTTCCCGCGCTTGTTTGGTGGTGGTAAGGCAACCATTGAATTAACCGATCCCTCTAACCTATTGGAGACGGGTATCGAGATTGTTGCGCAGCCTCCTGGAAAAAAACGACAGCACTTAAGTTTATTGTCTGGCGGTGAAAAAGCTTTTACAGCCATTGCACTGTTATTTTCTATTATTGAAGTATCGCCAGTGCCGTTTTGTATTTTAGATGAAGTAGAAGCAGCTTTGGATGAAGCAAATGTCGTTCGATTTGGTAAGTATTTAACCTCGTTCGAGAGTAACACACAGTTTATTGTGATTACTCATCGAAAAGGGACGATGGAAGAAGCCGATGTTTTGTATGGCGTTACTATGCAAGATTCTGGTGTTTCTCGTTTAGCTTCAGTAAAATTTAATGATGAGGACGATGAATAG
- the yidA gene encoding sugar-phosphatase, with protein sequence MIKLIALDLDGTLLDSEKHISEENKKAISLAKAKGVKIVLCSGRPLKGIQRYLEELDLMDEGDYSITYNGGLVQKNNTSEIVSEKTLSYDQIKDLYKLANDLNIPMNMLDLEYVYEPDYPAGRDSLYPSLMSASLPFIKKSIDDFTEDHRFNKVVYCISPDILDDAIAKIPADYTENYSMMKSRPLLYEVMNPQVNKGTGIDALCQILGITKEEVMACGDEENDFAMFEYAGTAVVMENARDEVKAYADFITKTNDEDGIAHAIYELVL encoded by the coding sequence ATGATAAAATTAATTGCACTAGATTTAGATGGCACCTTACTAGATTCAGAAAAACACATCAGTGAAGAAAATAAAAAGGCGATTAGCTTAGCTAAGGCAAAGGGCGTTAAAATTGTCCTTTGCTCAGGAAGACCCTTAAAAGGGATTCAACGTTATTTAGAAGAACTCGATCTGATGGATGAGGGTGATTATTCAATTACCTATAACGGCGGACTCGTTCAAAAGAATAATACATCTGAGATTGTTTCAGAGAAAACCTTAAGCTATGATCAAATAAAAGACCTATACAAGCTAGCGAATGACTTAAACATTCCAATGAATATGCTAGACTTAGAGTACGTCTATGAGCCAGATTATCCAGCAGGAAGAGACTCATTATACCCAAGTTTGATGAGTGCGAGTTTGCCATTTATTAAAAAATCAATTGATGATTTCACAGAGGACCACCGCTTTAACAAGGTGGTTTACTGTATCTCACCCGATATTTTAGATGATGCTATTGCTAAGATTCCAGCTGATTACACTGAAAATTATTCGATGATGAAATCGCGTCCTTTACTGTATGAAGTAATGAATCCACAAGTCAACAAAGGTACTGGTATTGATGCACTCTGTCAAATTTTAGGAATCACTAAAGAAGAAGTCATGGCTTGTGGTGATGAAGAAAATGATTTTGCTATGTTTGAATATGCTGGGACAGCAGTTGTCATGGAAAATGCACGTGATGAAGTGAAGGCCTATGCAGACTTTATTACAAAAACCAATGACGAAGACGGCATTGCCCATGCTATTTATGAATTAGTCTTATAA